Within the Medicago truncatula cultivar Jemalong A17 chromosome 4, MtrunA17r5.0-ANR, whole genome shotgun sequence genome, the region GAACTTCATGTAAAAATATGATCCGTATTTATGCTCATCATTAACACATGttgcaaaacaaaattaattttgtgtgcTTGTATTCATTGAGCTCTACTTCTGAGCATTGTTGTTCCAGTAGAGTGAGCGTGCGAGACTGTGATGGAACCAAACCAGTCAGACAACATAGGAAACAATGTAGCAATAATAGTATCTGTGTAACAGTAGTTATGTTTAGGAAGTAATATGTGGCAGACTTATGTAACGACAATTATTAGACagttattttagaaaataactTCTGCAGTCTTTTTTATGTATATACGATAGTAGGGTCAGTAATGGGAGGGAGAAGATTGCTATTCTCTATCTTTGACAGAGAATACTCTATGTAGGAGAGTTGGTCTCTGGGACAGCAAGTGTGTTACATAATTTCTGTTGGAGGAGAATTAATCTCTGGGACAGCAATGCTTGTATTGTTTTATTTTCCGTAATTTTGCTGCGATAATCACATTGTTCTTTTGTTCAAATTAGTATCCTAGCATTATTCAGTCCTACTTCCTTCTATTTAATTTGGAGTTCTATCAGACTGTTCTGACAATTTTAAATATAGAATTGCCATAGAGccttagctcagttggcagtATGGCACCAAGTCCCTTTGGCGACAACTTGATGGCATCATTTAATCCCAACTTAGCCGTTTTACCCTCACATTTAGCCATCATCTCCTCCTCCGCAGTAGGTCACAGACCTCCTTTGTgaccaaaataaagaaaatcaagtttggaTGGATGTCCATCATAAATCAAGGTCTAAAAGCGAAAATGATTtctagtgatttttttttttacgattttAGCACATTTAGTGCCAAGTAGATCATATGTAGAGCCTTTTCCATTCTATTGCAAATGAGGAACCTTCCTTTCTATTTGCTTCTCTCTGAAATTTGCTATCTGGTTCTTGTGTAAGGTAAAGGCCAAATTAATTGTGGATCTTTGATCACCTATTAACTGCATTTTACTTCTAATGCACTGCTCATTTTTTATACTTATGCTTACCTCTCTAAATTTCTTGGTTTCAGATCAAATGATGCCTATAAACTCATTGATGAAATGATCACAACGAGGGTGTCGGATGTTCATCAAGTGATTGGACAAATGATCAAGGGAGATTTTGATGATGAGTTCAATTGGCAGATTGTAGAGTATATCTTTGACAAACTCAATTCTGAAGGATGTGGATTTGGAATGAAGTTCTACAATGCATTGTTAGAAACTCTCTGGTGGATGTGCCAGAGAGAAAGGGCTGCCAGAGTGCTCAATGAAGCATCAAAGCGAGGGCTTTTCCCTGAACTTTTTCgtaaaaataaacttttgtGGTCTGTAGATGTACACAGGTAGGTGGTAATTAATTCCTTTTAAACTCGTATCTTTCTTTAATGAAGGAAAACATATGCAAAACCTCTACAATTTTGGGGTTTAGAACCTATAACTTTCAATTCAGGCAACTAGCCTCTTCCATTTAAACTTGTATCTTTCTTTAATGAAGGAAAACATATGCAAAACCTCTACAATTTTGGGGTTTAGAACCTATAACTTTCAATTCAGGCAACTAGCCTCTTCCAAAGCTTGTGTTGTTTTTAGATCCAATTTATCAATCCCCCTATTTAAGGAATCAATAATGGATAATTTGGTAGTAGAAGAAATTTAAGCGCAAGAATGTTAGTGCACATGAAATGGCTAACAAGATGGATAAATGTAACTTTTGTTGTAATTGAAAGCTTAGAAATCTATTTTATTAGCCTCTAAGATGAGAAGGTTTTGCGAATTTACATCTCTAATGAATTGTGTGAAACTAAAGCTTGATTGTCTTGCAGGATGTCTGAAGGTGCTGCATTAACAGCATTGTCAATTTGGTTGAATGATATGCAAGAGATGTTCATGACTGGCGAGGATCTTCCTGAACTTGCAGCCGTTGTTGTGGCGTAAGTTGCTTTTGTCtctaaaaactatttatttaatcTTATTTACTTTCTTTTCCTCACGTCAACATTTATAGAAACAATGTAAAAATGGTCCATAATACACTTGTGTCTGGTCCTCCTTGGTTATGAGTATGTGGAAAATGCATTGGTTtggatttcttttttttagtaatacAGTTGTGTGGTACTGATTTAGATCACCGGTTAGAGCTTTCTGACACATTAATATCTCTTCCCATCTAAGCAGTCGCGGTAAAATGGAGGAAAGCACAGATGCCCAAGAGTCCCCCATTGCAAAGGCTGCCTTTTCATTCCTGCAGGATAATGTCGCATCCTCTTTTACTTACCCCGCATGGAACAAAGGTCGCATTGTTTGTCAGCAGTTACAACTTAGGCGAATTCTGTCGGGTACCAGATCATCTTCAAGTacgaaaaaaatgaataaattagtATCTTTAAGTAATAGCCCATCATTTACTGCTGCAGGAGCTTTAACATCCAAATCTGATGTTCAAAGTAGTAGAGCTAATGGTGTTGATTCTAGAACCAATAGTACTAGAACAGAGCTTCTAACTAGTGCAGTTTAGATTAGAGAAATATAGAAATCACTTTTCCACACCCTGTTTGGGTTCATTTGAAATTAGGACGTACTATTTGTTACAGTAATCAATTCCCAAATTGGGCCGGCTATCTGGTCTACAAAGTTTTGGCAAATATATTCTCGAGGTATTTGGCGTAATTTGATACATGTAGTGACCCCAATTAGTGGGATAAagcttgattgttgttgtaggTATCTTCAGCTCAGTTGGTTTGCCTATTGGCACCAACATTTACCGTTGTATTTGATTCATTGTTTCTGCACAAGGGAGACACCATAAATAAATGCAAGTTACTAGGTGAGGTCAATCatattagcttttttttttgtgtacaaaacaatcattttttttttgaagaattgtgCAAAACAATCATATTACCTTTAAATCTCGCTAGAGTTGTTTCATTGGTGCTTCTAATGTTTTTATCCCCATCCATGTTTAAACCATTAAAATGAAATTCTACCATATTTTCTATTATTGAAGTTATTCAATTCTACCGTATGATTTTATCAAGTCATAAAATCTTATAGcgtttctcttttattttatcaaatcttatatattaaaataccCCTGCTTTactttattttccaaaaaaggCCCATCATTGTGCTGCCAATCTCCACTGAATGATGAATGAATAATGATCTGTAATCAAAAGATTAAGCTAGAAATCTTTTAAGCCTCCGCTTAGGTCGCCTTCGGCTGTCATAAATAAGGACCATAGAATTATTTTATCAACCAAGGTAatctattattttatctttgtttgGCACATCCAATATAGAAGTTGATTTTGAGAGTCACAGTAGACCTCATTCAGACAAATAGTATGTGTAAAATACATTAAACTCAATATAATAACGTTAAGAAAAAATTCTGTAGCAAAAATGTGACACTTGCATATAGGAGATACaaatacaataatattaagtACACCAGAACATGTTCTATCGtgaaaattgttattatttttcttttaaggaaAAAAGAAGTTTCCCACGTTCTCGGTTGAAGAGACCCTATTCTATAGTTGGTTAAATGGTAAATTAAGTATGATTAAATATTGAGTGCGttttgttttaactttaaaaaattgtgagttaaaagaatctagaaattttttaaaaaatttaaagctatttttgtttgtttactattataaaaattattttttttcaagatttaATCTCCGTGTATTTAGAAAATGTAAATCTTATACTTGAGTTCCGTgcatttagagaaaaaaatagagttttgaaaagctacttgaaatagttttttattttgaggctaaaaataacttctttttttttaacaaaatggatttttttaaaatctaaaacaaacactaCTAAAATAGAAATGTGATTTGTATGAAACACAGAAACCTTAATATTTATTAACTAGTAAAAGACATGTATATTCACAAATGTCACGTAACATTGcagtaattatatataaaaaattaaattggtaatattatgaaatacttaaagatattaaataaaaattatcagcATTCAAATAATGTTTCTTTTCccaaataccaaaaaaaaaaaagatgtttctattaaatacctatttttttgggttttgggTAACTTAActgatttgaattaaaaaataaagagaaaaattaatctaacaacAAATTACTAACATCATCATTATCCTTGCAGCTAAATTATCATCATTTCAGTTCATCGTGGGCATGTCGACAACTGAAGCGGAGTACATGACAGCAGCCAAAGCTTCCAAAGAAAATTATGGCTTACAAGATTGGTGAGAAAATTGGATATTAAACAAGGTGGAATTCAGATGCATTGTGATagtcataattttatttatttgtcaaaCAATCAAGTGTATAATGCCAAGACCAAACATATTAATGTTAGTTTTCATGATAGCAGAGAGTTACTTGTATTTGGATAGATACTACTTTGAAAATGTTCATAATTCAGAGAAAACAAATGATATGTTGATCAAATCAGTCATTGGTGACAAGTTCAAGCATCCATAACTGATATAAAACAATACTATAGTCGTAAAGGTAGACACCATTGATCAAACTGCGAGAACATATAATAGATCGATCATGTTCATTGTCTTTTACATTTGTTTCTTTAATCGTTTGTTACTTCTGTTCTAACACATATAGTAGCAAATTAGggataatataaattaaacaaataattaaaggaataaaataaagatatttcAGAATTAATAATGAAGGGAATCAAAAGCTGTATTGGACCTTTtagttaaaatataataaactatAGTCAAGAATTGCGACTGATTTATTTACAGATGCCTTCAAGGTTGCACCCCCCACCACGCACGAACAGCACTCTACTATGAATCAACATCACACAGTAAGAAAGTAGAGTTTAAAGCCTTATCCTTTTTTGCTTACAATGTATCGGGTAACCAGCCAAACTATATATAGGTATCAAAgaatttcctttatttttttcatacataaaAGAATATTACACATGTTAGAAGTTAGACAAACCCTAAAATGATTTAATGATGGTATAAAGGGTACTCGAACCCATAATAAAAGTTGGTTCTAAATTCTAATCATAAAGCATGCATGCAAGGGGATTAGTGAACCAATTCGAAAACAGTTCTAAGCATAAAGCATACATGCAAATGGATTTTGCAAAGATCTCTTAGAATTGGATCCACCGAATCTCACACCTTTATATCAGATAAGACAAACACATACTATATATGGAGCATGTTAAGGAGAAGATTGTGTTCATTTATATCATAGAGCATGTCAAAGAAACCCATGAAATACTATGTGGTACGTTTATTATTTGTTTGAGTTCTAATGCATGCATTTTGCTGAGTTGTTATTATTCAAATAGTTACTGCATATGCAGGTGGATGCTTTCACTGAGTCAGCGTTCAAGGGAAACCCTGCAGCAGTGTGTTTGTTAGAAGAAGAGAGGGATGATGAATGGTTGCAAGCATTAGCAGCTGAGTTCAATATCTCTATGACTTCTTATTTGATTCCCATTCAACAAGAAACCAAGATTCCCCGTTTTCATCTTAGATGGTTTAGTCCTATAGTTGAGGTACAATTTATGGTAACATCCAAAATTTTATAACATTAACTAATCTTTTACGAGAAATTTGTGGGGTATATAAGACGAGTTCTCCTTttctaacaaatttttttcaatacGTAAGAGTCGGGGATCGAGACCCTGATCACTTATTTAAAGGGTCACTTATTTAAGGGGTCCAAGTCTCTTACCACTTGAACCAATCAATTGTTGGTACTATATTACATCTATTTATGAATGAGATGTATTGACTTCATAAGTAATTGTTAGATGAGTTACTCTGCTTAATAACTCATTACAAACACCGCTTTTCACTAATTCAACTTTTGATTATTTTCATAATATACTAATGACCAAACATACaaagttttatataaatatgaaattcgTAGCTATGTAATcaagtaactttttttattccttATGTAATCAAGTAATTGATATTTGCTTATGTTTTTTAAAAGCTAAGTATATACATTAATTTGAAACTATTTGAAGATGTATCAAAtagtttcaaaatatatatataaaaaattatgttaaccTATTCAATaagaattttggattttatgcTTGGATTAGTGAAACTCATTGTTTATAATGAGTTATTAAACAAAGTTAAGGTAACCCATCTCAGAGTTATTTTTTGAGTCAACGTGTTGATAGTGCcttaaaatttcaatcaaaaacTATTGGTTGCTACAAAGGTTTCCCCACGGCGCCCAAGAGAGACTGTGAGGCGTTTCAAGCATTTCTACCTTGGGTGTTCGCCACTATGGCTTCCACGAGGCGGGACACATTGTCTGcaaggctttttttttttgcaaatttttcgtttttcttGCTCGACTGAGTGGTCCATGTATGTTTGTGGCTTCTCTTCAACAATAGGAGAATAAGAGGTGGAAGTAAGGCAAACTAGGGTTTAtcaaaaaagataattttttaggAGACTAAGAGTTCGTTTGATGGTCAGGATAGGATAGAGGCATGATATGATATAAAGCTGGATAGAGATAAAGTATGATAAGGACATGATAAACATTAATCTTCTCATGTGTTTGATGCGCACATGATAACAAACATGatatcattataattaaaagaaaaaaaaatgctctcataattaattaaatattgtaaaaatgacatgttattaattatagggttaattatgttttcgGTCCCTACAAAATTGTGATCTTGtaagtttagtccttatttaattttaatagcttTTTTAATCCTTACAAAAAATTTCTGCACTCAATATTAGTCCTTACTCAatccaaatttgtttaatttatgcttaaactcttaagtttttcaacaattttttacagACGTGTTAAGAACGTTATTAAAAGGTCATCCGAAAAAAATATCgcaaaaatttgatttctacgtccaTATTTTTGTTACTTATATCTTAAACTTttgtcgttttaaaaaattcatatttaatttatttcatgttaaaaaattatagattttagtaaatgaacctttcatagtgttctaaacttgtataaaaagaatcgttaaaaaatttaagagtttaaggataattaagcaaaatttattttagttataagtaaatttttttgtagggattaaaaaagctattaaaattaagtaaggactaaacttagaagGGTcgcaattttatagggaccaaaaacatatttaacccttaattataatagaaaatacatgctatcattattttaaaaatgataatattttaaaaatggcagaatatcaagataataaataattaatgatctTCTAATCTCATTAGGATAACTTCTAACTCAGCCTATACTCAGGATATAAATTACAAAGGAAAGTCTTTTTTCAATCTTTTATATCAAGATAACAAATAAGGAATGATCTTCTAAGCTTGTGCATATtgaagcaattttttttaaggaatgaagCAAATTATTATACACTAGTTATAAATTACACGCAAGattgtctcaaaaaaaaaaattatacgcaagATCAATGCTTTTCATTGATCAATTAGTTAGAATATAGTCAtcaattagttaaaaaataaagggttaaatatgatttgagtccctataaatatttcaactttATGTTTTAGTCTCGATAAAATTTTCCTAATTCGATTTTagtcctttaaaaaatttatgccCACACTTTTAATCCTTGCTTTTAATTCATGTCATGTGTAccctttaaatttttgaaagaatatttaaaatattataagaatcttttattaaatttttttaacaaaacataaattaaatatgaaattctaagcacaaacaacataaaaatttatatttagtttatgttttattaaaaaattatatatttttttagaatagattattataatattattataaacattCTTGtgaaaactcatttaaaatttcaaatgataTACATAAGTTGATTGAAAAGAGTGTTAGAATTTCAATTACCTGATTTACTCATTTACCACACAAAACACACATGTTTAATTGGACAAGAATTTTCAATGAATGTTTTGAGTAAACATTAAACCATTGTTGACATGTCCAAGAGATGTCAATTTTGTGGCAAGAGCTTAACTCTGTAGTCCAAGTTTCTGTTGAGACAAATTGTAAAATGATAgagttattaataataatttctcttcccaaacatttttttaaccattgttaacattattatcaaaatcatatatataatacagGATAATCTTTGTGGCCACGCCACATTAGCAGCTGCACATGTGGCTTTTTCATCTGGTTTAGTGGACAGGGATGTTATTGAATTTATGACACAATCTGGAATGTTAACTGCTAAAAAGATCTCATCGATCAATGGTAGTACTAGTGGCATGAAGAATTTCCAAAACCATGAAGCTAAGGATGTATTTTATGTTGAATTGGATTTTCCTGCTGACCCAATTTCAGaactaaaatttgatgatatttcaCTTATTTCTGGAGTATTGAGTGAGGCTTCCATTGTTGATGTGAAGAGGACAGAGATTCAAGATGACTTGATTGTAATTCCTACGTACTAATCAATCTGCTTATTAACTAAACTTggaaaatctcaattttatagggattaaaaatatattttagtcctttttgtgCATATCCAACATTAAGAAGCTTATTATTTGTTCTAGGTTGTGGTTGCATCCGCAAAGAATGTGACAGAAGTACAACCACATTTTGATGCAATTTATAAATTACCTGTAAGGGGAGTAAGTGTTTCAGGAGTTGCACCTCCTGAGTCTGGATTTGACTTCTACAGCCGATTCTTCTGTCCAAAAATTGGAATCAATGaggtaattaaaataattgaaaattatgatCATAATGTTCCTCCAATTGCATTATATTGCCAATGTTTTCACTCAAGTAAGCTAAGGTTCAT harbors:
- the LOC25493781 gene encoding uncharacterized isomerase BH0283, whose product is MSKKPMKYYVVDAFTESAFKGNPAAVCLLEEERDDEWLQALAAEFNISMTSYLIPIQQETKIPRFHLRWFSPIVEDNLCGHATLAAAHVAFSSGLVDRDVIEFMTQSGMLTAKKISSINGSTSGMKNFQNHEAKDVFYVELDFPADPISELKFDDISLISGVLSEASIVDVKRTEIQDDLIVVVASAKNVTEVQPHFDAIYKLPVRGVSVSGVAPPESGFDFYSRFFCPKIGINEDPVCGTAHLGMASYWSKKLGKCDLKAYQTSTRGGVLNIHIDERKQRVFLRGKAITVMEGFVLV